In [Phormidium] sp. ETS-05, the genomic window GGTGACGTTAAATAGTAGGGCATTCCAGGAGAGTCTGTCGCTCCCGAGGATGGCGATATTGCCCCGATCGAGGATAAAACCCGATTCGTGGAGAGATAACTTTTGGCCGCGCCAGCTATGATAAACTACAGACAGGGCAGAGGCGCGCACGTCGATAAAGTCAGCGCCAATCCAGAGGCTTTTGGGGTTGCCTTTGGCGTCGAGCATATCTTTTTGGAGAATTTCGGCGCGCCAAGCCTCTTGTGCGCAGGCTTTGAGGAGCTGTTCTTGGGCAGCGGTATCGGCGCGGTTGGCGAAGCGTTTGATATAAGGCAACTCTATGTCTTTGAGTTTTTGGGGGCTAATGCCTTTAGTTTCAAATACCAGAGTCACCGGGAGTTCTGACTCGGGCAGACCGAAAGTTTCAAAGCCAGTTAGTTTTTTAACTTGAGCAGCTTGGGCGAGTTCAGCGTTGACCGTAGCATCAATAAATTGTTTGCCCGTGTAGGTTTCGCCTGTGGCGGTTTTGATGCTGGATATTTTGCCGTTTTCTATTTGTACTGAGCTGATTTCTATGTTGCTCAAGGTGGCGACGCCTGCGGTTTTGAGCATTTCTCGAAGAGCTGCATCAGCTTTTTGGGGGTCGAGAGCGATTTGTTTGACGCCAGCTTTTTGCAGGAATTCTTGATAGATGGCGGGGGGGGCGCCAAAGGTGTCGAGGCGGAGAGTTTGGCGCTGTTGGGGGCTAATTTGACTCCGATCGAGGTAAGCCAAACCACCCCTGACCAAATGCCCGCCGATACCTTGCTGCATATTGCCTTTGGACATCAGCAACATCCGAGGTGGCTTTTGAGTGCGGCGGCGGTATTCCCTGGCGGCGGCTACCATTGCCAGGACGCCCGGTACTTCATCGCCAAACCCAATTAAATCGTAAGCGCGATTATCTGCAACCATGTGGAGATGATGAAAATGATTTCTGTGTCTTCCAAAACTAAAAAAACCACCCCTAGAGGGGTGATGGGGAGATAGAATCATCGGAATTATGCGCCACAAGTAACAACCTATGTCACCGTTCCTGGCCTCAACCTCCCCAACTCCTACGTGCCAAACGTGACCGAGAGCTAGTTTGACGCTGTTTTCTTGGCATTGGGGATAGAATCACACAATTGCCGTTGGGGTTTTGCCAAGCCAAAGCGATCGCGCCCCAAGCAAACCTAAGAATTGGTAGCTTGGGCAGCCAGCATCTGCTTGAGCTTTTCTAGGTCATCAGCCCAGCGGGGATCCGGTTGAATAGCTTCTGGCTCCGAGGCGTTGTTGTTGCGGCGAGCTTTGCTCTGACCGCCGCCACCGCCGCCGCCGCCACCGCCCTTGCGGGGTTTTTCAGAAACTGGCCGTTCGGTTTCAGCCACTTGGGGGGCGCCTTCTTCCTCTTTCTCTTCTGACTTCCTCTTCGCTCGAGGTAATGCCTTTTCAATTTTCAGGGCATTGTCTTCAAAGATGTAGCCGTTGTACTTTTCAATTATTTGGTCGGCTTCTTCATCTGTGGGCACGGTGACAAAACCAAACCCCCGGCATTTGCCTTTGCGATCCTTGATCACCTTAGCAACTACTGATTCCCCGGCTTCTGCAAAAACTTCTTGCAGTTTTTTCCGATCGACCTCTTTGGGCAGATTGCCCACATACAAACGAATTGTCATAAAAGGACTCCTCCTTATTTGAATGACAGGAAACTTGCCAGCGCAAGCATCAGTAGGGGCGGCGCCCCCGTGCGTGGGTTAACCCAGACGCTTTATCCGTGTTAGCGAAGCCATGCCGAAGGCTATATGCTTCCCCCCTACTTGCCCTGGTGACAGTTTTGGTACTCGATTGGCCATTGACTTGCTGGTAACAATAAGTGGTTTTTGCCCTCCCGTCTCAGCCGCCGCGAGGGGTTGTTCCTGCTGGCACAGATGCCAGTGTTTATTGCCTATGACAGCGGGTTTCCACCCACATCTTTCACTATTTGGCGCTGTCATTACCATTACAAGTTGTTGGTCATCACGATAACCATTGGGGCTAAAGGGAATTTGTTTACCTATCTGTTTAATTTTTCTCAAATCTGCCGTGCCAAATACATTCTCGTTTTGCGTGAAGTAAGTTGCCGACTGCGGTAGGTGACAGTCACCCGCAAATCTGCTTAAAACAGATGCAGGTGAATTCGCTTTCAGCCCCGAGCCAATAAATTTTACCAGCAATGAGCGTCCTATAAAATCCAATTAATATGCCTATTGCCGGACCGAGCTGTTATTAAGGTATCATAAAATCGCTATGGCGACTGGATCAAATCATTAATTTCTGTGTCTGAACCGGGAACCGGACTACCGGATGGTGCCGCTGTAAATGAGATAAGTGCCCCAAATGGCGGTAACAGCGGCGATCGTGGTGGCGGTAATGGGGTGGTGGCTTTTGAAAATCCTCTGTGGTTGGGATTCTCCGGTGATTTGCAGGGTTTCTACATCGAGCCAGGGGGTGGCTCCCCGGCGAAACCAACCGGTGACGGTGACGGACTCACCGATGAAGTCTAAGGGACGAAGGCGAAAGGGCCAGAGATAACCCAATGGTCCGAGGTGAGAACAGCAGTGTAATTTGATTAAACCGGTGGGAGTGTCTAGGATGAGGTCCTGGGCGAGCCAGTTACTGATACCGCGACGCCCGAGCAGCTTGCCTTGGAGGCTTTGGGGTTGACTGTCGGTGGGGAGTAGCTGCGGGGAAACGATTAACTCTGGTAATAAGGTGGCTGATGCGAGTCGCTGTGGGGTGATGTCGGGGAAAAATTGGTTGATGCGGCTGAAGGTGCCTAAACTGATGCCTAGGGGGAGACAACCGGCGAGCAATGAGCGATCGCCCCATAACCACTCTAACTGCCACACCCCCACAGCGCCAGAGATAGCGCCTACCAACCAAATACAATAACCCATAACTAACCCAATGGGTAAACCAAAAAATGGCGCCCCTTGCAACAATAAAGGATCCCACTGAAATTGTGGTTTTGCCGCTTCCAGTGGTGCAAAATCTAACTCCGTCTCCAATTTCCAGAATTTGGCGTAAACTCCCAGGAGGCGCAGTCGCTCTCCGGTGGGAGGATGACTGTTATTAATCGCCAGCCACCGTCGGTAAGGGTTGGTGACATCCCAGGCGAGTATGGTTTCCCAGTCATCGGGACCCTTGAGGCTGCCTAAAGTTATCCCTTGACGGTATCCCAACGGCATGAGCATTTCCCACCCTTCTAATAACCAACTCGTACCTCCGGTTTGTCGCACTTCTGCGGCGATACCCAGGGCAGTTTTCAGCAAACCCCGAGCCAGACCGTTGGGATTGCCCGTGAGGGCCGCCGCCGCCCGATCGCTATAATACAACCGCAGGCGCGACAGCCACAACACCGGCCACCGCAGCAGCCAAAACCCGCCATAAGCCGCCGCCGCCATCACCCCGGCCCCCAAAAACATCACTTTACCCTTAATCGAGCCATCCCGCTGCCACTTATCCCCCTCTTCTGCTGCTTGCCAATAAATAAGATAAGGAAGTTGGCACAGCAACACCGCCAAAGTCATTATGGAAAACTCCCAATTAGCGATATGCCCCACCTCCCCCGCACAAATAGCCGCAATTTCGTCCGCTTCCAGCCTTTCCAACAACCCAGAGCTGACCACAATGCGGGCAAACCGGGGCAAACAACCATAACTCATCGCCACGGGTGCAGTTGTCGGTAGAATTCCTACCTGAAATTCGGGAATATGTCGCTCGAAACAGAACCGCCGCAATAACCGAGCCGCTTCGGGAGATGTCTCCCCCAATTCTTTAACACTACTCGCCGTCATCCCATAACACCGAGTCAGCAACACATCGATCAACCACGGCGAGGCGGCGAAAGCCAGAAAAAAGACGCCAAAAATCGGCCATGTTTGGTCTTGGTAAAAAGGCTGAAACGGTCTGCCAAAAGGGATTTTGAGCAAAAATGCGTCATTTAATTGATATAGCACAAATTGGATAAAACCCCGCATTATCCAAAACAGGGTTAAGACTGTCACCCCCTGAGACAACCTGAGCCATAGCAAATTAGGTGTTTTCATGGGGCGCCAATTTTTTGCCCTTCCCGCCTGACGCCATTGGGGAGACCTCTGGACGGGGGGATGGGGGACTGGGGACGGGGGACTGGGGAGGGGGGGACAGGGGGACTGGGGAGGGGGACTGGGGGACGGGGAGGGGTTTGTAGTTGGGCTTTAGCCCCTTCTGGGAGCGGGGGGGCTGGGGGGCTGGGGGGCTGGGGGGCTGGGGGGACCAGATACTCCCTTGCTCCTCGTCTCCCTTGCTCCCTTGCTCCCTTGCTCCCTTGCTCCCCTGCCCCCCTGCCTCTTCCGTCCCCCCTAACGGGAGGAGTGTCTAAAGGAATAAACCCGGTGGGGTCAGGGGTGTTTAAAGGAATAAACCCGGTGGGGTCCGTGGGGGGGGGTGGGGGTGGGAGTTTTTCTAGGGTACGAATTGCCCAGGCTTTTACTTTCTCATTCTGGCTTTGGGTGAGGGTTTGGCAGAGGGAGGCGGCTTTGTTTATGTCACCGCTCCCTTGATAGGCGGCGACTAATCCCATTTGTGCCCGCCAGAGTTGGGCTTTGGGGATTTGTTGACGGGAATAGGTTTCTAAGTGGTCGATCGCCCCCTGATAGTCACCCTGTTTCAGGGCTGCTAACCCTGCCTCCAAATGTGCTTTATCCATGAGTTTTCCCTGGTCATTTGTCAGTTGTCATTTGTCAAAAGTCACTGGTCACTTGTCACTTTTCAAATGACAAAGGACAAATGACAAATGACAAATGACAAATTATAATGATTCTGGTTCTTGACCGGCTACTACTGGGGCGGTGGCGTTGAGTTTTAACTCTGGGTGGTCGGCTTGGAGTTGCTGCAAGTTCCAATCGTTTTTAAATAGCAACACGGGACGCCCCCAGCTATCTTTGACGGTAACGGTGTTGAATACCCGCCCCACTTTTTCCAAGGCTTCCCAACCGTCAGCGACCCACCGCGCTACGGTAAATGGTAGCAATTCTATGCGGGTTTCTACACCGTATTCGTTTTCCATCCGGAATTGCACTACTTCAAATTGGAGTTGTCCTACGGCGGCTACTATTGGGTCCCGCTTAGATTCGTCGGCGGAGTACATGATTTGTACGGCTCCTTCTTCTCGCAGTTCTGAGATGCCTTTTCTAAATTGCTTGAATTTAGAGGGGTTGGGGTTGCGCAAATAGGCGAACATTTCTGGGGAAAAGCAGGGAATGCCTTCGTATTCTAGTTTTTGGCCGTTGTAGATGGTATCGCCGATCGCGAATACGCCGGGGTTGTTTAAACCGATGATATCTCCGGGATAGGCTTCTTGAATTGATTCCCGGTCTTGGGCGAATAGTTTCTGAGGACGGGAGAGGCGAATGGTTTTCCCGGTACGAGCGTGGGAGACGGTCATGTCTTTTTCAAATTTACCACTGCACACCCGCACGAAGGCCACCCGATCTCGGTGTTTGGGGTCCATATTGGCTTGCAGTTTAAAGACAAAGCCGGTAAATTCCGGGTAGGTGGGGTCAATTTCTCCCTGGCTGCTGAGGCGGGCGGCTGGTTTGAGGGCGTATTCTAGGAAACTGTCCAGGAATAGCTGCACGCCGAAGTTGGTGAGGGCACTGCCAAAAAACACTGGGGTCAACTTCCCTGAATGTAGCTCCTTGAGGTCGAGTTCTGAACCTAGTTCGCTAATGAGTTCTAGTTCGTCTTTGAATTGGTAGTAGAGTTCTGGTTCTAGAAGGTCTTCGATGCGGGGGTCTCCCAGAGAGATTACCGTGTCTTTGGCTTCTTTGCTGCCGTGAGCGACCCGATCGTACAGGTGAATTAGCTTGGTACGCCGATCGAACACGCCTCGGAACCGATCGCCACTGCCGATCGGCCAATTCACCGGATAAGTTGCCAGTCCCAGCTCCTTCTCAATTTCATCGAGCAGTTCCAGCGGTTCCCGCCCCGGTCTATCCATCTTATTAATAAACGTGAATATGGGCAAACCCCGCATCCGGCACACCTCAAACAGCTTCCGCGTCTGCGGTTCCAGACCCTTCGCCGCATCCTCCAACATCACGGCATTATCCGCCGCTGCCAGAGTCCGATAAGTATCCTCACTAAAATCTTGGTGTCCCGGCGTATCCAGCAGATTAATCTGATAATTCCGATACTCGAACTGCAACACCGTGGAAGTAATCGATATCCCCCGCTGCTGCTCCATCTCCATCCAGTCGGATTTCGCGTGCTGCTGCGCCCGCCGCGCCTTCACCGCCCCCGCCTGATGAATCGCCCCCCCGTATAGTAACAGCTTTTCGGTCAAAGTAGTTTTCCCGGAGTCCGGGTGGGAAATAATCGCGAAGTTGCGGCGTGTCTCCACGGCTTTTTCTAGTTCGGTTTCCAATTCGGCGGTCATCCTAGCACCTAATCTCGACTAACGGAGCAATTTTCTTAAAGTTTAGCAGGCATTGGTCATTAAATGCTGTTGCCCTGGGGTGTCCCACCCTCCCATCCCTTCCCCTGGCGCATGCTAGGCTGAATGCAGCCACAACACCAGTCTGGAGGAGGGACATTTATGGAAGAAGTCAACCAACGGAAGCTCTTATCCGCTCTCTGTCACGGGGCCATCTTTTTTAGTGCCACGGTTATTTCTGTGGGATTGCCCATTGCGATTTTATTCACCTCCCAAGACTCCATAGTGAAAGAAAATGCCAAAGAATCTCTGAATTTTCACATTAATCTCTACATTTACGCTTTTATCTTCGCTTTGCTGATATTCCTGCTGATTGGTTTTCCCCTGCTGGTGCTTTTGGGGGTGGCCAGTTGGGTAATGCCCATTATCGCCATTGTCCAAATTATCAACAATCCCGATCGTCCCTACCGCTACCCCTTCATTTTTCGCCTTTTTTAAGCCGTTCTGGGACTTTCTCCCTTCCCCCTTTGGTTTATGGGGCCGTAGGAAGTAGGGGCGAATGGCCATTCGCCCCTACTCCCTCACCCGCGTACATCCAAATTATAACCCTAATCAATACTCAATTAAATTTGGACGTTTATGCAATCTAAATATTTTATAAATGCAGTCTAATTGGAGATAAATTTTCCTCTGTATTTACACTTAACTAATTAAGTAAAAACACGGACTGTACTGATAGAGGTTTTACAGAAAAAATAAATCCGTACCAATACTGATTCAAAAAAAGCAATCCTACTGATGGAATTAAAAGCAGAAAACCAGACAATAAAGAAGTTAGAGAAGTTCAAGGCGGCACTATGTATCTCACCAACCAAATCGAAAATCTGTTTATCGACGTTTCCCTATCCCAAAAAATCACCGAGACTGACTGGCGGGAGTTGGTGGCTATCTCCGAAAGCCCACTGAGCCCGGAAGTGCAGCGGATGGTAAAGAGAATCCTGCACGGCGTCCGTCGAGGCTGGGTCAGTGTCTTAGCTTAGTACAAGGAAAGTCAGCTATCAAAGCTCTGAATGGCAAAGGGGGTTAGAATTATGAGTATCGAGCAACTATTCGTCAACACTTCTCTATCCCAAAGAATCACCCAAAATGAGTGGGAACAGCTCGTTACGATCGCCAACTCACCCTTGACGCCGGAAGAGCAACTAATGGTGAAACGTATAGTTCACAGCGTCCGGCGGGGATGGTTCTCGATTTTAGGTCAGGAAGGTAGTGCTTTGGATGCGAATTCCAATAGTCTAGCCACCGCCAGCCCAGCGTGAAATCGCTTTGGTTAAACCCTCAAGAGTGTATTCTGTGGCTTCTACATCCACTCGTCCCAGCAGACTATGGCAGGTTTTGGAAGTAGCCGGACCGATGGACGCTACGCAAACCTTCGCCAATAGGTCTGGCC contains:
- a CDS encoding FAD-dependent oxidoreductase, translated to MVADNRAYDLIGFGDEVPGVLAMVAAAREYRRRTQKPPRMLLMSKGNMQQGIGGHLVRGGLAYLDRSQISPQQRQTLRLDTFGAPPAIYQEFLQKAGVKQIALDPQKADAALREMLKTAGVATLSNIEISSVQIENGKISSIKTATGETYTGKQFIDATVNAELAQAAQVKKLTGFETFGLPESELPVTLVFETKGISPQKLKDIELPYIKRFANRADTAAQEQLLKACAQEAWRAEILQKDMLDAKGNPKSLWIGADFIDVRASALSVVYHSWRGQKLSLHESGFILDRGNIAILGSDRLSWNALLFNVTGTEAEKLARNGGKPTPEMLAEISFIEKWFKSLGATAVTPASELYIRHAGNITGVVEPLSGAKMLSGGVSEAEALGTFSYHFDVRGGIPGIGDRARSKGFPSVSFHQPTFNIGIRHAIVKAVPNLAVVSPASGFEGLASSAGRIVEFNAAVGQGLGIAAVIAIQTNRNLADISNQQVRQVLRETGKLPPIFGRPGEQATLLAQLETSLAQA
- a CDS encoding RNA-binding protein; its protein translation is MTIRLYVGNLPKEVDRKKLQEVFAEAGESVVAKVIKDRKGKCRGFGFVTVPTDEEADQIIEKYNGYIFEDNALKIEKALPRAKRKSEEKEEEGAPQVAETERPVSEKPRKGGGGGGGGGGQSKARRNNNASEPEAIQPDPRWADDLEKLKQMLAAQATNS
- a CDS encoding M48 family metalloprotease — protein: MKTPNLLWLRLSQGVTVLTLFWIMRGFIQFVLYQLNDAFLLKIPFGRPFQPFYQDQTWPIFGVFFLAFAASPWLIDVLLTRCYGMTASSVKELGETSPEAARLLRRFCFERHIPEFQVGILPTTAPVAMSYGCLPRFARIVVSSGLLERLEADEIAAICAGEVGHIANWEFSIMTLAVLLCQLPYLIYWQAAEEGDKWQRDGSIKGKVMFLGAGVMAAAAYGGFWLLRWPVLWLSRLRLYYSDRAAAALTGNPNGLARGLLKTALGIAAEVRQTGGTSWLLEGWEMLMPLGYRQGITLGSLKGPDDWETILAWDVTNPYRRWLAINNSHPPTGERLRLLGVYAKFWKLETELDFAPLEAAKPQFQWDPLLLQGAPFFGLPIGLVMGYCIWLVGAISGAVGVWQLEWLWGDRSLLAGCLPLGISLGTFSRINQFFPDITPQRLASATLLPELIVSPQLLPTDSQPQSLQGKLLGRRGISNWLAQDLILDTPTGLIKLHCCSHLGPLGYLWPFRLRPLDFIGESVTVTGWFRRGATPWLDVETLQITGESQPQRIFKSHHPITATTIAAVTAIWGTYLIYSGTIR
- the prfC gene encoding peptide chain release factor 3, translated to MTAELETELEKAVETRRNFAIISHPDSGKTTLTEKLLLYGGAIHQAGAVKARRAQQHAKSDWMEMEQQRGISITSTVLQFEYRNYQINLLDTPGHQDFSEDTYRTLAAADNAVMLEDAAKGLEPQTRKLFEVCRMRGLPIFTFINKMDRPGREPLELLDEIEKELGLATYPVNWPIGSGDRFRGVFDRRTKLIHLYDRVAHGSKEAKDTVISLGDPRIEDLLEPELYYQFKDELELISELGSELDLKELHSGKLTPVFFGSALTNFGVQLFLDSFLEYALKPAARLSSQGEIDPTYPEFTGFVFKLQANMDPKHRDRVAFVRVCSGKFEKDMTVSHARTGKTIRLSRPQKLFAQDRESIQEAYPGDIIGLNNPGVFAIGDTIYNGQKLEYEGIPCFSPEMFAYLRNPNPSKFKQFRKGISELREEGAVQIMYSADESKRDPIVAAVGQLQFEVVQFRMENEYGVETRIELLPFTVARWVADGWEALEKVGRVFNTVTVKDSWGRPVLLFKNDWNLQQLQADHPELKLNATAPVVAGQEPESL
- a CDS encoding DUF4870 domain-containing protein, coding for MEEVNQRKLLSALCHGAIFFSATVISVGLPIAILFTSQDSIVKENAKESLNFHINLYIYAFIFALLIFLLIGFPLLVLLGVASWVMPIIAIVQIINNPDRPYRYPFIFRLF